One Methylohalobius crimeensis 10Ki DNA segment encodes these proteins:
- the coxB gene encoding cytochrome c oxidase subunit II, which translates to MFRRSGPALYGLGLFPADFPEALQSSLHPQSAVAQLIAKIGWVMFVGGTLIFLAVLMLALYAVFAPRERRAAIGRRSLIVGGGVIFPAVSLFALLLYALVTADRIVDIDEPADVRIEVIGEQFWWRVRYLDAAGGIGAVIANEIHIPVDRPVDFIVKSADVIHSFWVPSLAGKIDMIPGRTNTLRIKADNTGTWRGQCAEYCGAQHGKMAFHVVVESPEAFAAWLAAQRRPAEAPDDSFLQRGKALFLADDCGREDCCADCHTVRGTAAEGDHGPDLTHVGSRRWIAAGTLPNNPGTLAGWIAASQHLKPGNHMPSFAAYEGEELRALAAYLESLK; encoded by the coding sequence ATGTTCCGGAGATCCGGTCCTGCGCTGTACGGCTTAGGACTCTTTCCAGCCGATTTCCCGGAGGCGCTTCAATCGAGCCTGCATCCGCAATCAGCCGTCGCTCAGCTGATTGCGAAGATCGGCTGGGTTATGTTCGTCGGAGGGACACTAATTTTCCTGGCCGTTTTGATGCTTGCCCTTTACGCTGTATTTGCCCCCCGCGAGCGGCGTGCCGCAATCGGCCGGCGGAGCCTGATCGTTGGTGGCGGCGTCATCTTTCCCGCGGTATCGCTGTTCGCCCTCCTTCTTTATGCGCTGGTCACGGCCGATAGGATTGTCGACATCGACGAACCGGCGGATGTCCGGATCGAAGTGATCGGCGAGCAGTTCTGGTGGCGGGTGCGTTATCTCGATGCCGCCGGCGGAATCGGTGCGGTCATCGCCAACGAAATTCACATCCCAGTCGATCGCCCGGTCGATTTCATCGTCAAGAGTGCGGACGTGATCCACAGCTTTTGGGTGCCGAGCCTGGCCGGCAAGATCGACATGATTCCGGGGCGCACCAATACGCTGCGGATCAAGGCCGACAACACGGGGACGTGGCGGGGCCAGTGCGCCGAATATTGCGGCGCCCAGCATGGCAAGATGGCGTTCCATGTGGTGGTGGAGTCACCGGAGGCATTTGCCGCATGGTTGGCGGCTCAGCGCCGCCCCGCGGAAGCACCGGACGACTCTTTTCTACAACGCGGCAAAGCCCTGTTTCTGGCCGACGATTGCGGCCGAGAAGACTGCTGCGCGGACTGTCATACCGTGCGGGGTACCGCGGCCGAGGGCGACCATGGACCGGATTTGACCCACGTGGGCAGCCGCCGCTGGATCGCGGCCGGAACATTGCCCAACAACCCCGGGACCCTGGCCGGCTGGATCGCGGCCAGCCAACACCTCAAACCGGGCAACCACATGCCTTCCTTTGCCGCTTACGAGGGAGAGGAGCTGCGCGCGTTGGCGGCCTATCTGGAGAGCCTGAAATGA